In Ignavibacteria bacterium, the following proteins share a genomic window:
- a CDS encoding dipeptidase has product MKSVLQFIETNKQRYLNELKELISIPSVSSQPQRSNEMKRCADWISNHLKSIGMNNIKIMPTAGHPVVYADWLNAPGKPTILLYGHYDVQPEDPVNLWKTPPFEMTERDGNLYARGTADDKGQIFIHMKALEAVLTNEGNLPCNIKIIFEGEEEIGSEHLEPFVKEHKDMLKADIVLISDSSMFKKGVPSICYSLRGLSYMQVEVTGPKGDLHSGSFGGSVHNPIQALCEMIASLHDKNGRITIPGFYNDVRKLSKEERASFAKLPFKEKEYAKELGVKELYGEKGFTSLERVWARPTLECNGIWGGYTGEGAKTVLPAKAFAKISMRLVADQNSQKMAKLFEKHFRKIAPKTVTVGVKFLHGGEAAITPIDSPAVQAAVTALEKGFGKKPLYQREGGSIPIVVQFKQILGLDTVLLGFGLPDENAHAPNEFINLDNFFGGIRTSAHYYYEFANSIK; this is encoded by the coding sequence ATGAAAAGCGTTTTGCAATTTATAGAAACAAACAAACAGCGTTATCTCAACGAACTTAAAGAACTTATCAGCATTCCGAGTGTGAGTTCGCAACCGCAACGCAGCAACGAAATGAAACGTTGCGCTGATTGGATTTCCAATCATTTGAAATCTATCGGAATGAATAACATCAAGATTATGCCAACAGCAGGACATCCTGTGGTGTATGCCGATTGGTTAAACGCTCCGGGAAAACCGACAATTCTTTTATACGGACATTACGACGTTCAACCTGAAGACCCGGTGAACTTATGGAAAACGCCGCCGTTTGAAATGACAGAACGCGACGGAAATTTATATGCGCGCGGAACTGCCGACGATAAAGGACAAATCTTCATTCATATGAAAGCACTCGAAGCAGTGTTAACAAATGAAGGTAACCTTCCGTGCAACATCAAAATAATTTTTGAAGGCGAAGAAGAAATCGGCAGCGAACATCTCGAACCATTCGTAAAAGAACATAAAGATATGTTGAAAGCAGATATCGTGTTGATTTCCGATTCGTCAATGTTTAAAAAAGGTGTGCCTTCGATTTGCTACAGTTTACGCGGACTTTCATATATGCAAGTAGAAGTAACAGGACCCAAAGGCGATTTGCACAGCGGTTCATTCGGTGGTTCTGTGCATAATCCGATTCAGGCATTGTGCGAAATGATAGCATCGTTGCACGATAAAAACGGACGCATTACGATTCCCGGATTTTACAATGACGTTCGCAAACTTTCGAAAGAAGAACGCGCGTCGTTTGCAAAACTTCCGTTCAAAGAAAAAGAATATGCGAAAGAACTTGGCGTTAAAGAACTCTACGGCGAAAAAGGATTTACATCGCTCGAACGAGTTTGGGCGCGACCGACGTTGGAATGTAATGGCATTTGGGGAGGATATACAGGCGAAGGAGCGAAAACGGTACTGCCGGCAAAAGCATTTGCAAAAATTTCTATGCGACTCGTTGCAGACCAAAACTCGCAAAAGATGGCAAAACTTTTTGAAAAACATTTCCGAAAAATCGCACCGAAAACTGTAACTGTTGGCGTAAAATTTCTGCACGGCGGAGAAGCGGCGATTACTCCGATTGATTCCCCGGCAGTTCAAGCGGCAGTAACTGCACTCGAAAAAGGATTCGGAAAAAAACCGTTGTATCAACGCGAAGGCGGTTCTATTCCGATTGTTGTGCAGTTCAAACAAATTCTCGGACTTGATACTGTGTTGCTCGGATTCGGTTTGCCCGATGAAAATGCACACGCTCCCAATGAGTTCATCAATCTCGATAACTTCTTCGGCGGAATCAGAACATCGGCGCATTATTATTATGAGTTCGCAAATTCTATAAAATAA
- a CDS encoding cob(I)yrinic acid a,c-diamide adenosyltransferase has protein sequence MKIYTKTGDKGETSLYGGKRISKSSLRLEVYGTIDELNSIIGICRSMWPPEELEEMLEEMQEVLFVLGADLATPFDATAKVHRISNEDVEMLEKYIDSIEPQLEPLRSFILPGGSGLASHLHFARTVCRRAERITVMLAEREKIGDTVVVFLNRLSDFIFVLARWANHLEGREEIKWLPQMRTS, from the coding sequence GTGAAAATCTATACAAAAACCGGCGACAAAGGCGAAACATCGCTGTACGGAGGGAAAAGAATTTCCAAATCGTCGCTTCGTCTTGAAGTGTACGGAACAATTGATGAACTGAATTCCATCATCGGAATTTGCCGTTCGATGTGGCCCCCCGAAGAACTGGAAGAAATGTTGGAAGAAATGCAAGAAGTACTGTTTGTGCTCGGCGCTGATTTAGCAACACCGTTTGATGCAACGGCGAAAGTGCATCGCATTTCGAATGAAGATGTTGAGATGCTCGAAAAGTATATTGATTCCATAGAACCACAACTTGAACCATTGCGCAGTTTCATTCTTCCCGGCGGAAGCGGACTTGCATCGCATCTGCACTTTGCGCGAACTGTATGCAGAAGAGCGGAACGAATTACTGTTATGCTTGCGGAACGAGAAAAAATAGGCGATACCGTCGTCGTATTTCTCAATCGGCTTTCCGATTTTATTTTTGTCCTCGCGCGATGGGCAAATCATTTAGAAGGACGAGAGGAAATTAAATGGCTTCCTCAAATGCGAACTTCGTGA